A window of Pyrobaculum aerophilum str. IM2 contains these coding sequences:
- a CDS encoding phosphoadenosine phosphosulfate reductase family protein, with amino-acid sequence MPVWWCEDLNLPVLEPRSVAGKCSVFTEVRLTQPADPRPAFPADIAVIREAVVNELGDKTLAELLIPEGEVVLLNKIPGYADQADEVVVRGRLIGHRFYDVLERRWRFRPLYEGVATILWSRRGRWAVVNMEELPENYDVHPDKVLEGNLPEEKYRHIAVATVNGKFHGVAKLFRGRRLHIVKSWRAKQPLPPGKPSTLVEAAELNKDYIEAKAKEAVEFIKSVVEKYKKPVVVSYSGGKDSLVALDLTARSGAKFYIFFNDTGLEPPETYENLKIVEEMYRAEVLIGSAGSRFWESMEKFGPPARDYRWCCKVIKLGPTTEVLKARFPEGYISIVGQRGAESFQRAKLPRVSPSKWVAGSIVAAPLQEWTALEVWLYIFLHRLPYNKAYERGFDRLGCVVCPANELAELELVSRSYPEIYNKMAEALREHFSEEEVKMGLWRWRGRIPGDLARWVKKDTGSPPPVRIKTQERGLVVEMDREPNETTLKELLKMVGRVEGETVATKRGVVKLVRNGNQWFINAGDRKTALDVAGLLVRSAICGDCDLCVQWCPTGALKRTGPGRSFAVDEGRCIGCLLCSAACPAAQYLVYRNEA; translated from the coding sequence GTGCCGGTTTGGTGGTGTGAAGATCTAAACTTGCCGGTGCTGGAGCCCAGATCGGTTGCAGGGAAGTGCAGTGTTTTCACAGAGGTCAGGTTGACTCAGCCGGCGGATCCGAGGCCCGCGTTTCCGGCGGATATCGCCGTGATAAGAGAGGCCGTTGTCAACGAGCTCGGAGATAAGACGTTAGCGGAGTTGCTAATCCCTGAGGGAGAGGTGGTGTTGTTAAACAAAATACCGGGCTACGCCGATCAAGCCGATGAAGTTGTTGTGAGAGGACGCCTGATTGGCCACAGGTTTTACGACGTCTTGGAGAGGCGGTGGCGGTTTAGGCCGCTGTATGAGGGGGTGGCCACTATATTGTGGTCCAGACGCGGGCGCTGGGCTGTTGTTAATATGGAGGAGCTCCCGGAGAATTACGACGTGCATCCAGATAAGGTGCTGGAGGGCAATTTGCCTGAGGAGAAATACCGGCATATAGCTGTGGCCACTGTAAACGGTAAATTCCACGGAGTGGCAAAGCTTTTCAGAGGGCGTAGGCTCCACATAGTCAAGTCTTGGCGCGCTAAACAGCCGTTGCCCCCGGGCAAGCCCTCTACCCTCGTAGAGGCGGCTGAGTTGAATAAAGACTACATAGAGGCTAAGGCGAAGGAGGCCGTGGAGTTTATAAAGTCGGTCGTGGAGAAGTATAAAAAGCCGGTGGTGGTCTCCTATTCGGGGGGAAAGGACAGCCTCGTTGCGCTGGATTTAACCGCTAGAAGCGGGGCGAAGTTCTACATATTTTTTAACGACACAGGGCTCGAGCCCCCGGAGACTTATGAGAATTTAAAAATAGTTGAGGAGATGTATAGAGCCGAGGTTTTAATCGGCTCTGCCGGCTCCCGCTTCTGGGAGTCCATGGAGAAATTCGGCCCTCCTGCCAGGGATTACAGGTGGTGTTGTAAAGTAATAAAACTGGGCCCAACTACAGAAGTCCTCAAGGCGAGATTCCCAGAGGGATATATCAGCATAGTGGGGCAGAGAGGCGCCGAGTCTTTCCAAAGGGCTAAGTTGCCGAGGGTCTCCCCCAGCAAGTGGGTCGCCGGATCTATTGTCGCCGCCCCGTTGCAAGAGTGGACAGCCTTAGAGGTCTGGCTGTATATCTTCCTCCACCGCCTGCCGTATAATAAGGCATATGAGAGGGGGTTTGACAGATTGGGGTGCGTGGTTTGTCCAGCTAATGAGCTCGCCGAGCTGGAGCTAGTTAGCCGTAGCTATCCCGAGATATATAACAAAATGGCAGAGGCCTTGAGGGAACACTTCAGCGAAGAGGAGGTGAAAATGGGCCTTTGGAGGTGGCGGGGAAGAATCCCCGGGGATTTGGCTAGGTGGGTAAAAAAAGACACAGGGTCGCCGCCACCGGTTAGAATTAAGACACAAGAGCGGGGGCTCGTGGTGGAGATGGACAGAGAACCCAATGAGACCACGCTGAAAGAGCTGTTGAAAATGGTGGGGCGGGTTGAAGGAGAGACTGTGGCGACTAAAAGGGGAGTGGTTAAACTCGTGCGCAACGGCAATCAGTGGTTTATTAATGCCGGGGATAGAAAAACTGCTCTTGACGTCGCAGGGCTTTTAGTAAGGTCGGCTATATGCGGCGATTGCGACCTATGCGTGCAGTGGTGTCCAACCGGCGCGTTGAAGAGGACTGGGCCTGGGCGTTCCTTTGCAGTAGACGAGGGGAGGTGTATAGGCTGTCTGTTATGTAGTGCGGCGTGTCCAGCGGCGCAGTACTTAGTGTATAGAAATGAGGCCTAG
- a CDS encoding 3-isopropylmalate dehydratase small subunit gives MKIRGRALVYGDKIDTDVIIPAKYLVYTDPALLGQHAMEPLDPEFPKKAKGAVLVAGRAFGMGSSREQAALALKGAGVLAVVAESFARIFFRNAINVGLPVLQAPGIREKVKDGDEVELDVEGGIVRNITTGEVIVGKPLRGLPLEILKAGGLLNYLKNSR, from the coding sequence ATGAAAATAAGGGGCAGGGCGTTGGTCTACGGCGACAAAATCGACACAGATGTAATTATCCCTGCGAAGTACCTCGTATATACAGACCCGGCGTTGTTAGGCCAACACGCAATGGAGCCTCTAGACCCCGAATTTCCCAAAAAGGCAAAAGGCGCTGTTTTAGTGGCGGGCAGGGCGTTTGGAATGGGATCCTCCCGTGAGCAGGCGGCGTTGGCACTAAAGGGGGCTGGTGTGCTGGCCGTAGTCGCCGAGAGTTTCGCCAGGATTTTCTTCCGTAATGCCATAAACGTGGGACTGCCAGTTTTACAAGCCCCTGGGATTAGGGAGAAGGTTAAAGACGGCGACGAGGTAGAGCTGGACGTAGAGGGCGGAATTGTCAGGAACATTACCACCGGGGAGGTCATAGTGGGGAAGCCACTAAGGGGGCTGCCGCTGGAGATTTTAAAAGCGGGAGGCCTTTTAAACTACTTAAAGAATTCTCGCTAA
- a CDS encoding homocitrate synthase family protein, which translates to MPGVALSISEKLEIAMALDDAGVDMIEAGFAAVSDDEKEAIKLISKEVSRAKVVSLARMTKSDVDAAAEADVDMIHLFIATSDIHLKYKLGITREEALRRIEEVVSYAKSYGVEILFSAEDATRSDLEFLAKAYKTAIEAGADEINVPDTVGVMTPSRMAYLIKYLRERLPPIPMHVHCHDDFGMAVANTVTAIENGADVAQVVVNNFGERAGNAALEEVVAAVHYLLGLRTNIKLEKLYSLSQLVSKLFGVPVPPNKAVVGENAFSHEAGIHVHGVLNNPFTYEPMRPEDVGNRRRIVLGKHSGRHSVIWALKNLGVEPSEDLVNYVLDAVKKLAVKKVKVDEAVLREIVNRYNKGLSMSYAV; encoded by the coding sequence ATGCCCGGGGTTGCTCTGTCTATCAGCGAAAAACTAGAAATAGCCATGGCCCTAGACGACGCCGGGGTGGACATGATAGAGGCGGGGTTCGCCGCGGTGTCTGATGACGAGAAGGAGGCAATTAAGTTAATTTCTAAAGAGGTGTCCAGGGCTAAGGTCGTGAGCCTAGCCCGCATGACTAAGTCCGACGTGGACGCCGCGGCGGAGGCTGACGTCGACATGATCCACCTTTTTATTGCCACGTCTGACATCCACTTAAAGTATAAACTCGGCATAACCAGAGAGGAGGCCTTAAGAAGGATAGAAGAAGTGGTGTCATACGCCAAGTCCTACGGCGTAGAGATCCTATTCAGCGCAGAGGACGCCACTAGGAGCGACTTAGAGTTTTTAGCAAAGGCGTATAAAACGGCCATAGAGGCTGGGGCTGACGAGATAAACGTGCCGGACACCGTTGGGGTAATGACGCCTAGCCGCATGGCATACCTCATAAAATACCTCAGAGAGCGCTTGCCGCCAATACCAATGCACGTGCATTGTCACGACGATTTTGGCATGGCGGTTGCAAACACTGTCACTGCTATTGAAAACGGCGCTGACGTGGCGCAAGTCGTAGTGAACAACTTCGGCGAGAGGGCGGGTAACGCGGCGTTAGAAGAAGTAGTGGCGGCTGTTCACTACCTCCTTGGTCTCAGGACAAATATAAAGTTGGAAAAGCTTTATAGCCTGTCGCAATTAGTGTCGAAGCTCTTCGGCGTTCCAGTGCCTCCCAATAAAGCTGTGGTGGGGGAGAACGCCTTTAGCCATGAGGCCGGCATACACGTCCACGGCGTGTTGAACAATCCCTTTACCTATGAACCCATGAGGCCCGAGGACGTGGGCAATAGGAGGAGGATTGTCTTGGGGAAACACTCCGGCCGTCACTCAGTGATATGGGCGTTGAAAAATCTAGGGGTTGAGCCCTCGGAGGATTTAGTAAATTATGTATTAGATGCCGTTAAGAAGCTGGCCGTTAAAAAAGTCAAAGTAGACGAGGCCGTGTTGAGGGAAATAGTGAATAGATATAATAAGGGGCTTTCAATGTCTTATGCCGTATAA
- a CDS encoding archaemetzincin family Zn-dependent metalloprotease, which translates to MRPRITVVAPSRIKPLEIPEFTTIWQFKDIDISHFLDLARGQCRADKVVEALSNGVKSPTVYVLDCDGYYPGLNFVFGLAVPVLKTAVVFTARLVGPRFEERLVKEITHEAGHLYGLAHCANPSCVMYFSNSLLDTDRKSPYFCPKCRENLARIL; encoded by the coding sequence ATGAGGCCTAGGATAACAGTTGTCGCGCCCAGCCGTATTAAGCCTCTGGAAATACCTGAATTTACGACTATATGGCAATTTAAAGACATCGACATATCTCATTTTCTAGATCTTGCGAGAGGGCAGTGCAGAGCTGATAAAGTAGTAGAGGCTTTATCAAACGGCGTAAAAAGCCCTACTGTCTACGTGCTAGACTGCGACGGGTATTACCCGGGGCTTAACTTCGTGTTCGGCCTCGCCGTTCCAGTATTAAAAACGGCGGTAGTCTTTACGGCAAGGCTAGTAGGGCCTAGGTTTGAGGAGAGGCTAGTCAAGGAGATTACTCACGAGGCAGGCCACCTTTACGGCCTTGCCCACTGTGCCAATCCCTCGTGCGTAATGTATTTCAGCAATTCGCTGTTAGATACCGACCGCAAATCTCCTTATTTCTGTCCCAAATGCAGGGAGAATTTAGCGAGAATTCTTTAA
- a CDS encoding 3-isopropylmalate dehydratase large subunit, translated as MPTWTEYILYKKLGKTPSPGDVVEIVPDLVGFHDLTGYHVLEVLESMGKVEVFDRERVVVAFDHLSPPPNQRAAEIMVYIRRHVKALGLPNFYDVGGGILHQIILEKYALPGQVIFAADSHTNTAGAVGAFAHGMGATDIAAALKLGKTWIVVPAPFRIDVVGEFPIGVMGKDVALHLLGQFGAEGFNGYSVEVFVETPKAFPMDDRATVANMSTEMGADALMFIPDVITAEYLKTERGVDYTPPRIEPGNYADKYTVELPRLEPLVAAPYSVDNIKSVREVEGVEVDQVFIGSCTNGRLSDIAVAAKILKGRRVKSRCIAIPASYEVFRRAMKLGYIDVLTEAGCVVTYGTCGPCLGGHFGVAGPGEVVVTTSNRNFRGRVGHPDAKIYLANPAVAAATAAEGKIADPRPYLRG; from the coding sequence ATGCCCACGTGGACTGAGTACATACTCTATAAAAAATTGGGGAAAACTCCGTCGCCAGGTGACGTCGTTGAAATAGTTCCAGATCTCGTCGGCTTTCACGACTTGACGGGGTACCACGTCCTTGAGGTGTTGGAAAGCATGGGCAAAGTGGAGGTGTTTGACAGGGAGAGAGTCGTTGTTGCGTTTGATCACTTGTCCCCGCCCCCAAATCAGAGAGCCGCTGAGATAATGGTGTACATAAGGCGTCATGTCAAGGCTCTGGGCCTTCCTAATTTCTACGACGTAGGCGGCGGCATTTTGCACCAGATTATCCTGGAGAAATACGCCTTGCCGGGCCAAGTGATCTTCGCCGCGGATAGCCACACAAACACCGCGGGCGCAGTTGGCGCCTTTGCCCACGGCATGGGCGCCACTGATATAGCCGCAGCGTTAAAACTGGGAAAGACGTGGATTGTCGTCCCGGCGCCATTTAGAATAGACGTAGTGGGGGAGTTCCCAATAGGAGTGATGGGCAAAGACGTCGCCTTACACCTCCTCGGACAGTTCGGCGCTGAGGGCTTCAACGGCTACTCAGTCGAGGTTTTCGTAGAGACGCCTAAGGCGTTTCCCATGGACGACAGGGCAACTGTGGCCAATATGTCAACTGAAATGGGAGCCGACGCCTTGATGTTCATTCCCGACGTCATAACGGCGGAGTATTTAAAGACGGAGCGCGGAGTTGATTACACGCCGCCAAGAATAGAGCCTGGGAACTACGCCGATAAATACACCGTAGAGCTGCCAAGACTAGAGCCCCTCGTGGCGGCGCCTTACAGCGTGGACAATATAAAATCTGTAAGGGAGGTAGAAGGCGTTGAGGTAGACCAGGTATTTATTGGCAGCTGTACTAACGGCAGGCTCAGCGATATCGCAGTGGCGGCTAAAATACTGAAGGGGAGGCGGGTTAAGAGCAGATGTATAGCGATTCCGGCTAGTTACGAGGTATTTAGAAGGGCTATGAAATTAGGCTATATAGACGTGTTGACCGAGGCGGGGTGTGTAGTGACCTATGGAACATGTGGGCCGTGTCTCGGAGGCCATTTCGGCGTCGCGGGGCCGGGCGAGGTGGTGGTGACAACTAGCAATAGGAATTTCAGGGGGAGAGTGGGCCACCCAGACGCAAAAATATACTTGGCAAACCCAGCCGTGGCTGCGGCTACTGCCGCCGAGGGAAAAATCGCGGATCCTCGCCCATACCTCCGCGGGTAG
- the lysS gene encoding homocitrate synthase: MFSEEWRIRIAKALSDIGVAMIEAGDPNVAPDIKSAIKKIIALKKNGDIKSEIVVHSRAVRQDLENAASLEPDRIAVFYGVSDLHLKYKHKKTREEALQIIAEMVSLAKSHGVSVRFTAEDGSRADLDYLIQVVKTAYEAGADRVSIADTVGVFTPERAREVFSKVKAAVPGVGLDIHAHNDFGMAVANSLAAVEGGADVVHTTVNGLGERAGITPLQVFAAAYYYHYGVKLIKLEKLPEITAMVEAATGITIMPTFPIVGENAFTHKAGVHQAGVLSNPETYEPIPPETVGRNRDFSLDKYSGRKAIQHRLEKLGISVPQDVVEKVVEEVKRINLPRLRDEDLLEILEKVSNMKFKAIVNRHIEAYVWLKVANNVYTTSVARRVATLKNVVSVSEITGDYDIVVKIIAENTEELNRVIENIREIKGVASTLTSIVLKELPTNH, from the coding sequence GTGTTCTCTGAAGAATGGCGTATTAGAATAGCCAAAGCCCTCTCAGACATAGGCGTTGCGATGATTGAAGCGGGAGATCCAAACGTCGCCCCCGATATTAAGTCTGCCATAAAGAAAATAATTGCGCTTAAGAAAAACGGCGACATTAAGAGCGAAATAGTTGTTCACAGCAGGGCAGTGAGACAAGACCTAGAAAACGCCGCCTCTCTTGAGCCCGACCGAATTGCCGTATTTTACGGCGTCAGCGACTTGCACTTAAAGTATAAACATAAAAAGACAAGGGAAGAGGCGTTGCAAATAATAGCAGAGATGGTGTCTTTAGCAAAATCCCACGGAGTCTCTGTGAGGTTTACTGCTGAGGACGGCTCAAGAGCCGATTTGGACTATTTAATCCAAGTGGTCAAGACGGCATATGAGGCCGGGGCTGATAGGGTGAGTATTGCCGACACAGTCGGCGTCTTCACTCCCGAAAGAGCCAGGGAGGTCTTCTCCAAGGTCAAAGCCGCCGTGCCTGGCGTCGGCCTTGACATACACGCCCATAATGACTTCGGCATGGCCGTGGCTAACAGCCTAGCAGCTGTGGAGGGCGGCGCCGATGTAGTCCACACCACAGTAAACGGCCTGGGAGAAAGGGCGGGAATAACGCCGTTACAAGTCTTCGCCGCCGCGTATTATTACCACTACGGGGTGAAGTTAATAAAGCTGGAAAAGTTGCCGGAGATTACTGCAATGGTAGAGGCCGCCACTGGGATTACTATAATGCCGACTTTCCCCATTGTGGGGGAAAACGCCTTTACTCACAAGGCCGGCGTCCATCAAGCCGGCGTTTTGTCTAACCCGGAGACTTACGAGCCAATTCCGCCTGAGACTGTCGGCAGGAATAGGGATTTCTCCTTGGATAAATACAGCGGCAGAAAGGCAATACAACACCGCCTAGAGAAATTAGGCATATCAGTGCCTCAAGACGTCGTGGAGAAAGTAGTGGAAGAAGTGAAGAGGATTAATCTGCCGAGGCTGAGGGATGAAGATCTTCTTGAGATTTTAGAAAAGGTAAGTAATATGAAGTTCAAGGCAATTGTCAATAGACACATAGAGGCGTATGTATGGCTAAAAGTCGCCAATAATGTATACACCACTTCTGTGGCGAGGAGAGTGGCCACGTTGAAAAACGTAGTATCTGTTTCAGAAATCACCGGCGACTACGACATTGTGGTTAAAATAATCGCCGAAAACACAGAGGAGCTTAACAGAGTTATTGAGAACATCAGGGAAATAAAAGGCGTAGCCTCCACGTTGACAAGTATAGTATTGAAAGAATTGCCGACTAACCACTAA
- the argF gene encoding ornithine carbamoyltransferase has translation MKHLLTLMEFAPHEVEYLLRVSREFKTRFLAGEIYTPLFPGRVLILYFEKHSTRTRLSLTSAAAQLGIQAVYTTPNELQIARGETVADTMRVISRYAAAVAARVYKHETLEEMARHSAIPVINALSDKHHPLQALADALTLWERAGRLHNVKIAFVGDVSNNVATSLAIIGAKLGWEVRLVGPKQLWNQRLVDELAEDAAKTGARIYFTDSINEVAGVDGVYTDVWVSMGFEKEAEERRRLLKPYQVNQRVMEIAGKKAVFLHCLPAHRGEEVTDDVIDGPQSAVWDQAENRMHTAKAVLAYLLK, from the coding sequence ATGAAACATTTGTTAACTCTAATGGAGTTTGCCCCACATGAGGTTGAATATCTCCTGCGCGTGTCAAGAGAGTTCAAGACTAGATTTCTCGCGGGAGAGATATACACCCCCCTCTTCCCCGGGAGGGTCCTAATCCTTTATTTTGAAAAACACAGCACGAGGACAAGGCTTTCTCTAACCTCAGCCGCGGCGCAGTTAGGCATACAAGCTGTGTACACTACGCCAAACGAGCTCCAAATCGCCAGGGGCGAGACCGTGGCCGATACTATGAGAGTTATTTCCCGCTATGCCGCCGCCGTGGCAGCGAGGGTTTATAAACACGAGACGTTGGAGGAAATGGCGCGGCACAGCGCGATTCCGGTGATAAACGCGCTCTCTGATAAACACCACCCGCTTCAAGCGCTGGCCGACGCATTGACTTTATGGGAACGCGCCGGGAGGCTCCACAACGTAAAAATTGCCTTTGTTGGCGACGTCTCAAATAACGTAGCCACTAGCTTAGCTATTATCGGCGCCAAGCTGGGCTGGGAGGTGAGGCTAGTAGGCCCGAAACAGCTGTGGAATCAACGGCTAGTGGATGAGCTGGCCGAGGACGCGGCCAAAACGGGGGCCCGCATATATTTCACAGATTCCATAAACGAAGTAGCTGGAGTAGACGGCGTGTACACCGACGTGTGGGTATCTATGGGCTTTGAAAAAGAGGCCGAGGAGAGGCGCAGGTTATTAAAGCCCTATCAAGTCAACCAGAGGGTAATGGAAATTGCGGGCAAGAAGGCGGTGTTTCTACACTGTCTGCCCGCGCACCGCGGCGAAGAAGTCACTGATGATGTAATTGACGGCCCTCAATCAGCAGTGTGGGACCAAGCTGAGAATAGAATGCACACTGCCAAGGCGGTGCTGGCCTACCTCTTAAAATAA